A stretch of the Agromyces larvae genome encodes the following:
- the pepN gene encoding aminopeptidase N: protein MPAADLTRAEADARARLITGPSYEVALDLTGGGDTFGSETVVRFGAEPGASTFIESTAVEVHELVLNGRALDAAEAIDGSRIRLDDLVAENELRVVATRAYSNTGEGLHRFVDPVDGETYLYTEFAVAEANRVYAVFDQPDLKASVRFEITAPAHWTVLSNAPSPDPVAAEPVELAEPVEASPPSTSSGSPSTSSGSPSTSSGSPSTSSGNPSTSSGNPSTSSGREASATWAFEPGPVISSYIVAIVAGPYASWRDSAASVDGREVPLGLFTRRSLARYAEPEVMFELVRDGLAFYERAFGVAYPFGKYDQIFVPEYNWGAMENVGAVTFNEGYLFRSRVSDARREQRAIVVLHELSHMWFGNAVTMKWWNDLWLNESFATWASTLATSQITEFTGVWATFASDEKTHAAEQDQLPSTHPIVAEIRDLADVEVNFDAITYDKGASVLKQLVAWVGLDAFLRGVGAYLSRHGGGNATLRDLLDELERASGRELTRWSEVWLETAGVNTLRAVIETDASGTITSATIEQSAAADHPTLRPHRLAVGCYRLDGDRLVREHRVELDVDGASTPVPELVGLAAPDLLLVNDDDLTYAKVRLDARSFQTAVEHLGDLVDPVARAVVLGSAWDAVRDAELPASEFVELVLRGIGRETQSAARSLALGRLETALSRYVADDRRTQLAADAGDAIWAQAQLAEPGSDAQLQFVKAFTRLAATASHAQVLASLADGSVALDGLAVDLDLRWELLIARAALGAATEDEIAAQLADDDTAKGRQLAETARAARPDQAVKDAAWERVATDATLSNDLARAIADGWLRAEPATLLTTNVRRYFAMLQKVWAERGFTMGSLIVRRLYPAPLIDPELATLTRAWLDANPEPAPLRRYVAEHLAELERAIAARALDAASAERATATELPAVAN, encoded by the coding sequence ATGCCCGCTGCCGACCTGACCCGAGCCGAGGCAGACGCGAGGGCCCGGCTCATCACCGGGCCGAGCTACGAGGTCGCTCTCGACCTCACGGGCGGCGGCGACACGTTCGGATCCGAGACGGTCGTGCGATTCGGCGCCGAGCCCGGTGCGTCGACGTTCATCGAGTCGACCGCGGTCGAGGTGCACGAGCTGGTGCTGAACGGCCGGGCCCTCGACGCGGCTGAGGCGATCGACGGGTCGCGCATCCGACTCGACGATCTGGTCGCCGAGAACGAGCTGCGCGTGGTCGCGACCCGCGCATACTCGAACACCGGCGAGGGGCTGCACCGGTTCGTCGATCCCGTCGACGGCGAGACGTACCTCTACACCGAGTTCGCGGTCGCCGAGGCGAACCGGGTGTACGCGGTGTTCGACCAGCCCGATCTGAAGGCGTCGGTGCGGTTCGAGATCACCGCGCCCGCGCACTGGACGGTGCTGTCGAACGCGCCCTCGCCCGACCCGGTCGCCGCCGAGCCTGTCGAGCTCGCTGAGCCTGTCGAAGCGAGCCCCCCTTCGACAAGCTCAGGGAGCCCTTCGACCAGCTCAGGCAGCCCTTCGACCAGTTCAGGGAGCCCTTCGACCAGCTCAGGGAACCCTTCGACCAGCTCAGGGAACCCTTCGACCAGCTCAGGCCGCGAGGCATCCGCCACCTGGGCCTTCGAACCGGGGCCGGTGATCTCCAGCTACATCGTCGCCATCGTCGCAGGCCCGTACGCGAGCTGGCGCGACAGCGCCGCGAGCGTCGACGGCCGCGAGGTGCCGCTCGGCCTGTTCACCCGCCGCTCGCTCGCCCGGTACGCCGAACCCGAGGTGATGTTCGAGCTCGTGCGCGACGGCCTCGCGTTCTACGAGCGCGCGTTCGGCGTCGCCTACCCGTTCGGCAAGTACGACCAGATCTTCGTGCCCGAGTACAACTGGGGCGCGATGGAGAACGTCGGCGCGGTGACCTTCAACGAGGGGTACCTGTTCCGGTCGCGGGTCTCCGACGCGCGTCGCGAGCAGCGCGCGATCGTCGTGCTGCACGAGCTCAGCCACATGTGGTTCGGCAACGCGGTCACCATGAAGTGGTGGAACGACCTGTGGCTGAACGAGTCGTTCGCGACCTGGGCGTCGACGCTCGCGACCTCGCAGATCACCGAGTTCACGGGCGTCTGGGCGACGTTCGCGAGCGACGAGAAGACGCACGCGGCCGAGCAGGATCAGCTGCCGTCGACGCACCCGATCGTCGCCGAGATCCGCGACCTCGCCGACGTCGAGGTCAACTTCGACGCGATCACCTACGACAAGGGCGCGTCGGTGCTGAAGCAGCTCGTCGCGTGGGTGGGCCTGGACGCGTTCCTGCGCGGCGTCGGCGCGTATCTCTCCCGCCACGGCGGCGGCAACGCGACGCTGCGCGACCTGCTCGACGAGCTCGAGCGCGCGAGCGGGCGAGAACTCACCCGGTGGAGCGAGGTCTGGCTCGAGACCGCGGGCGTGAACACGCTGCGCGCGGTGATCGAGACGGATGCCTCGGGCACGATCACGTCCGCGACGATCGAGCAGTCCGCGGCCGCCGACCACCCGACCCTGCGACCGCACCGCCTCGCGGTCGGCTGCTACCGGCTCGACGGCGACCGCCTGGTGCGCGAGCACCGCGTCGAGCTCGACGTCGACGGGGCATCCACCCCGGTGCCCGAACTCGTCGGGCTGGCCGCGCCCGACCTGCTGCTCGTGAACGACGACGACCTCACCTACGCGAAGGTGCGGCTCGACGCACGGTCGTTCCAGACCGCGGTCGAGCACCTCGGCGACCTCGTCGACCCGGTCGCACGCGCCGTCGTGCTCGGCTCAGCGTGGGACGCGGTGCGCGACGCGGAGCTGCCGGCGAGCGAGTTCGTCGAGCTCGTGCTGCGCGGCATCGGGCGCGAAACGCAGTCGGCGGCGCGCAGCCTGGCGCTCGGCCGGCTCGAGACCGCGCTGTCGCGGTACGTCGCCGACGACCGGCGCACGCAGCTCGCGGCGGACGCGGGCGATGCGATCTGGGCGCAGGCGCAGCTCGCCGAGCCCGGATCCGACGCGCAGCTGCAGTTCGTGAAGGCGTTCACCCGGCTCGCCGCCACCGCGTCGCACGCGCAGGTGCTCGCCTCCCTCGCCGACGGGTCGGTCGCGCTCGACGGGCTGGCCGTCGACCTCGATCTGCGCTGGGAGCTGCTCATCGCGCGCGCCGCGCTGGGCGCGGCGACCGAGGACGAGATCGCCGCCCAGCTCGCCGACGACGACACCGCCAAGGGCCGGCAGCTCGCCGAGACCGCCCGCGCCGCGCGCCCCGACCAGGCGGTGAAGGATGCCGCGTGGGAGCGCGTCGCGACCGACGCGACGCTCTCGAACGACCTCGCGCGCGCGATCGCCGACGGCTGGCTTCGCGCCGAGCCCGCGACGCTGCTCACGACCAACGTGCGCCGGTACTTCGCGATGCTGCAGAAGGTCTGGGCCGAGCGCGGGTTCACGATGGGCTCGCTCATCGTGCGGCGGCTGTACCCGGCGCCGCTCATCGACCCCGAACTCGCCACGCTGACCCGGGCCTGGCTCGACGCGAATCCCGAGCCCGCACCGCTGCGCCGGTACGTCGCCGAGCATCTCGCCGAGCTCGAGCGCGCCATCGCCGCGCGCGCCCTCGACGCGGCATCCGCCGAGCGCGCGACGGCCACCGAGCTCCCAGCCGTCGCGAACTAG
- a CDS encoding response regulator transcription factor gives MSGIRVGLVDDQALVRTGFRLVLSAEPGIEVVGEAADGAQAIELVRTVSPDVLLMDVRMPDMDGIEATAAIARRPGAPHILVLTTFDLDEYAFAAIRAGASGFLLKDVRPDELVAAIRTVHAGEAALSPRVTRRMLELFADRLPAPQPHGGAARDARGAAGADAGGASVIAALTPREREILVAIGEGLNNTELAERFFLSESTVKTHVGRLLQKLDARDRVRLVIIAYEHGLLPADAGGSASGTPATGD, from the coding sequence ATGAGCGGAATCCGGGTGGGCCTCGTCGACGACCAGGCGCTGGTGCGCACCGGGTTCCGGCTCGTGCTCTCGGCCGAGCCCGGCATCGAGGTGGTGGGCGAAGCCGCGGACGGCGCTCAGGCGATCGAGCTCGTGCGCACCGTATCCCCCGACGTGCTGCTCATGGACGTGCGCATGCCGGACATGGACGGCATCGAGGCGACCGCCGCGATCGCCCGCCGACCCGGCGCCCCGCACATCCTCGTGCTCACGACGTTCGACCTCGACGAGTACGCGTTCGCCGCGATCCGCGCCGGTGCCAGCGGGTTCCTGCTGAAGGATGTGCGACCCGACGAGCTCGTCGCGGCGATCCGCACGGTGCACGCGGGCGAGGCCGCGCTCTCGCCGCGGGTCACGCGGCGGATGCTCGAGCTGTTCGCCGACCGGTTGCCCGCGCCGCAACCGCACGGCGGGGCGGCCCGCGATGCACGCGGGGCCGCCGGAGCCGACGCCGGCGGGGCATCCGTGATCGCCGCGCTCACGCCCCGCGAGCGCGAGATCCTCGTCGCGATCGGCGAGGGCCTGAACAACACCGAGCTGGCCGAGCGATTCTTCCTCTCCGAGTCGACGGTCAAGACGCACGTCGGCCGGCTGCTGCAGAAGCTCGACGCGCGCGACCGGGTTCGGCTCGTGATCATCGCGTACGAGCACGGCCTGCTTCCCGCAGACGCCGGCGGCAGCGCATCCGGAACGCCCGCGACCGGCGACTAG
- a CDS encoding mechanosensitive ion channel family protein: MVIFAEPAPDETPLDAGFWSDLATWWSEHWGIIVGKLVAIIVIVAIALLIRWLLHFVIDRTVDRIVTGVKAKQDVTDTQALQASPLAAVRLVQRTRTLGTVLSNIVNVTLFIVVVLMLVNVIDTSILGSFALLSAAIGAGLGFGAQNIVKDVLNGIFMVVEDQLGVGDVVDLGPATGIVEEVRIRITTVRDVNGTLWFVRNGEILRVGNMSQGWARVIVDLAVPYDADIDAVEAQMLKAATELAHTSKWRSRVLEKPEVWGLESISAEAMVIRIVMKVRTSAKDDIARELRVRLKRALDEMDVQLPSLNAVVLTGFDGATRVKGARPPRTAPNAVLAGGASDASTGAAASGRRPKRSPRPKTPPPGSTNGGAS, encoded by the coding sequence ATGGTCATCTTCGCGGAGCCTGCGCCCGACGAGACCCCGCTCGACGCGGGGTTCTGGAGCGACCTCGCGACCTGGTGGAGCGAGCACTGGGGCATCATCGTCGGCAAGCTGGTCGCGATCATCGTCATCGTCGCGATCGCACTGCTGATCCGCTGGCTGCTGCACTTCGTGATCGACCGCACCGTCGACCGCATCGTCACGGGGGTGAAGGCCAAGCAGGACGTCACCGACACCCAGGCGCTGCAGGCGTCGCCGTTGGCTGCGGTGCGCCTCGTGCAGCGCACCCGCACCCTCGGCACCGTGCTGTCGAACATCGTGAACGTGACGCTGTTCATCGTGGTCGTGCTGATGCTGGTGAACGTGATCGACACCTCGATCCTCGGCTCGTTCGCGCTGCTGTCGGCGGCGATCGGCGCCGGCCTCGGCTTCGGTGCGCAGAACATCGTGAAGGACGTGCTGAACGGCATCTTCATGGTCGTGGAGGACCAGCTCGGCGTCGGCGACGTGGTCGACCTCGGCCCCGCGACCGGCATCGTCGAGGAGGTGCGGATCCGCATCACCACGGTGCGCGACGTGAACGGCACGCTCTGGTTCGTGCGCAACGGCGAGATCCTGCGGGTCGGCAACATGTCGCAGGGCTGGGCGCGCGTGATCGTCGACCTCGCCGTGCCGTACGACGCCGACATCGACGCCGTCGAAGCGCAGATGCTGAAGGCGGCGACCGAGCTCGCGCACACGTCGAAGTGGCGCTCGCGGGTGCTCGAGAAGCCCGAGGTGTGGGGCCTCGAGTCGATCTCGGCCGAGGCGATGGTGATCCGCATCGTGATGAAGGTGCGCACTTCCGCGAAGGACGACATCGCGCGCGAACTGCGCGTGCGGCTGAAGCGCGCACTCGACGAGATGGACGTGCAGCTGCCGAGCCTGAACGCGGTCGTGCTCACCGGCTTCGACGGGGCGACCCGGGTGAAGGGCGCGCGCCCGCCGCGGACCGCACCGAACGCGGTGCTCGCCGGCGGGGCATCGGATGCCTCGACGGGAGCCGCGGCATCCGGCCGCCGCCCGAAGCGGAGCCCGCGACCGAAGACCCCGCCGCCAGGCAGCACGAACGGAGGCGCCTCATGA
- a CDS encoding acyl-CoA thioesterase — translation MRLHVPTPLRWGDLDAYGHVNNARMLSLLEEARIQAFWVSDDTSEHAVGASTAVIDASEGTSTLTLIARQEVEYLAPIPYRRLPLDIELWIGRMGGASLEVCYEVFSPEGVEPRTLYTRAATTIVLVDAASNTPRRLTEHERSAWLPYVEAPVEFRRR, via the coding sequence ATGCGCCTGCACGTGCCGACGCCGCTCCGCTGGGGCGATCTCGACGCGTACGGCCATGTCAACAACGCCCGGATGCTGAGCCTGCTCGAAGAGGCTCGCATCCAGGCGTTCTGGGTGTCGGACGACACGTCCGAGCACGCGGTCGGCGCGTCGACCGCGGTGATCGACGCGTCCGAGGGCACCAGCACGCTCACGCTCATCGCACGGCAGGAGGTCGAGTACCTCGCCCCGATCCCGTATCGGCGCCTGCCGCTCGACATCGAGCTGTGGATCGGCCGGATGGGCGGGGCGAGCCTCGAGGTCTGCTACGAGGTGTTCTCCCCTGAGGGCGTCGAGCCGCGCACGCTGTACACGCGGGCCGCCACCACCATCGTGCTCGTCGATGCCGCCTCGAACACGCCGCGCCGCCTCACCGAGCACGAGCGGTCGGCGTGGCTGCCGTACGTCGAAGCGCCCGTCGAGTTCCGCCGTCGCTGA
- a CDS encoding globin encodes MSEASQSAVPPSVPPASVRPAPVPLRGSDDGAALGPSFFEQVGGHATFERLVDVFYRGVADDPVLKPMYPEEDLGPAKRRLQLFLEQYWGGPGTYSAERGHPRLRLRHQPFRVNPDARDRWLAHMRHAVDSLELSPLHEETLWDYLQRAAFAMVNTFDD; translated from the coding sequence ATGAGCGAAGCATCCCAGTCCGCGGTTCCGCCGTCGGTGCCGCCCGCGTCGGTGCGGCCCGCTCCGGTGCCGCTGCGCGGCAGCGACGACGGCGCCGCGCTCGGGCCGTCGTTCTTCGAGCAGGTCGGCGGCCATGCGACGTTCGAGCGCCTCGTCGACGTGTTCTACCGCGGCGTCGCCGACGACCCGGTGCTGAAGCCGATGTACCCCGAAGAGGATCTGGGGCCGGCCAAGCGCCGCCTGCAGCTGTTCCTCGAGCAGTACTGGGGCGGTCCCGGCACGTACAGCGCCGAGCGGGGGCATCCGCGTCTGCGTCTGCGCCACCAGCCGTTCCGGGTGAATCCCGACGCCCGCGACCGCTGGCTCGCGCACATGCGCCACGCGGTCGATTCGCTGGAGCTGTCGCCGCTGCACGAGGAGACGCTGTGGGACTACCTGCAGCGCGCCGCCTTCGCGATGGTGAACACGTTCGACGACTGA
- a CDS encoding sensor histidine kinase, with amino-acid sequence MANADPAHGARSPDLPETAVGGALRLPKPPGFIRRFWARHPRLVDALVAAVYVLPTVTVATVSAAGATPVTPPAWTSVVHAAGILAAGVCLLLFRRTRPWLVLVVAWAVCLAVAVTGSVEALPVLLALYGLGVYRSTRAAWIGFAGSVAVSVAATCLAVWLEFVQAIPDGLIDRDGPPAMTSQAVVGTLIATLIGVTVGNRRRYLDALIARAHDLARERDQQARLAAAAERARIAREMHDIVSHGLTVMITLADGSAATAVRDPEQAAAGMRIVAETGRDALGDMRRMLGVLTGPDAPAERHPQPDAGGLPELVDGFRDAGLPVRLTTSGVAPHDSAFGLTVYRIVQEGLTNVLRHASGASRVDVTVAAHDGIVDVLVEDDAPAARDVPATTGAGRGLAGVRERVALYGGTVEAGPGPRTGWRLHATLRADGRAGVREEAGGDA; translated from the coding sequence ATGGCGAACGCCGATCCGGCGCACGGCGCACGCTCCCCCGACCTGCCCGAGACGGCGGTCGGGGGAGCACTGCGTCTGCCGAAGCCGCCCGGCTTCATCCGCAGGTTCTGGGCGAGGCATCCGCGGCTCGTGGACGCCCTGGTCGCGGCCGTCTACGTGCTGCCCACCGTGACCGTCGCCACCGTCAGTGCAGCCGGCGCCACCCCGGTGACGCCCCCCGCGTGGACGAGCGTCGTGCACGCGGCGGGCATCCTCGCCGCGGGTGTCTGCCTGCTGCTCTTCCGGCGCACGCGACCGTGGCTCGTGCTCGTGGTCGCCTGGGCGGTGTGCCTGGCCGTCGCGGTGACCGGCTCGGTCGAGGCGCTGCCCGTGCTGCTCGCCCTGTACGGGCTCGGCGTCTACCGCTCGACGAGGGCGGCCTGGATCGGGTTCGCCGGGTCGGTCGCGGTCTCGGTCGCGGCGACCTGCCTCGCCGTGTGGCTCGAGTTCGTCCAGGCGATCCCCGACGGGCTGATCGACCGCGACGGACCGCCCGCGATGACCTCGCAGGCGGTCGTCGGAACGCTGATCGCGACCCTCATCGGCGTGACCGTCGGCAACCGTCGCCGCTACCTCGACGCGCTCATCGCCCGAGCGCACGACCTCGCGCGCGAACGCGACCAGCAGGCCCGCCTGGCCGCCGCGGCCGAACGCGCGCGCATCGCCCGCGAGATGCACGACATCGTCTCGCACGGGCTCACCGTCATGATCACGCTCGCCGACGGGTCCGCCGCGACCGCCGTCCGCGACCCCGAGCAGGCCGCCGCCGGGATGCGCATCGTCGCCGAGACCGGTCGCGACGCGCTCGGCGACATGCGTCGCATGCTGGGGGTGCTCACCGGTCCGGATGCTCCGGCCGAGCGTCACCCGCAGCCCGATGCCGGCGGACTCCCCGAACTCGTCGACGGGTTCCGCGACGCCGGCCTTCCGGTGCGGCTGACGACCTCGGGGGTCGCACCCCACGACTCGGCGTTCGGGCTCACGGTGTACCGCATCGTGCAGGAGGGGCTCACGAACGTGCTGCGCCACGCGTCCGGCGCCTCCCGGGTCGACGTGACGGTGGCCGCCCACGACGGCATCGTCGACGTCCTCGTCGAGGATGACGCGCCCGCCGCCCGCGACGTGCCCGCCACGACGGGCGCGGGCCGCGGGCTCGCGGGCGTCCGCGAGCGCGTCGCGCTCTACGGCGGTACCGTCGAGGCCGGGCCCGGACCGCGCACCGGGTGGCGCCTGCACGCGACGCTGCGGGCCGACGGTCGCGCCGGCGTGCGCGAGGAAGCAGGTGGAGACGCATGA
- a CDS encoding acyl-CoA thioesterase — MNSPIEGLLSTLNLTNTGARTTEDIFTGPSQWMPRGRVFGGQVLAQSLIAATHTVEADRMLHSMHGYFLRPGDVAHPITFAVDRIHDGRSFSTRRTQAYQHGKPILSLIASFQTEDDGIEHQAGIPADLPDPESLPAASEVLEAIDHDVARFWSRERAFDIRHIPAPIYLHADGERVPRQALWMRAFGRLPDDPKLHRAALAYASDYSILEPILRAHGIAWVTPGLKIASLDHAMWWHRDARVDDWLLFTQESPSAGGGRGLSLGRIYTRDGLLVASVAQEGMVRVPDPGAFD; from the coding sequence ATGAACAGCCCGATCGAAGGTCTGCTGAGCACGCTCAACCTGACGAACACGGGCGCGCGCACCACCGAGGACATCTTCACCGGCCCCTCGCAGTGGATGCCGCGGGGCCGTGTCTTCGGCGGGCAGGTGCTGGCGCAGTCGCTCATCGCCGCCACGCACACGGTCGAAGCCGACCGCATGCTGCACTCCATGCACGGCTACTTCCTGCGCCCCGGCGACGTCGCGCACCCGATCACCTTCGCCGTCGACCGCATCCACGACGGGCGTTCGTTCTCGACCCGGCGCACCCAGGCGTACCAGCACGGCAAGCCGATCCTCTCGCTCATCGCGTCCTTCCAGACCGAGGACGACGGCATCGAGCACCAGGCCGGCATCCCCGCCGACCTGCCCGACCCCGAGTCGCTCCCGGCGGCCTCCGAGGTGCTCGAGGCGATCGACCACGACGTGGCGCGATTCTGGTCGCGGGAGCGCGCGTTCGACATCCGGCACATCCCCGCACCGATCTACCTGCACGCCGACGGCGAGCGGGTGCCGCGGCAGGCGCTGTGGATGCGCGCGTTCGGCAGGCTGCCCGACGACCCGAAACTGCACCGGGCCGCGCTCGCGTACGCGAGCGACTACTCGATCCTCGAGCCGATCCTGCGCGCGCACGGCATCGCGTGGGTGACACCCGGCCTCAAGATCGCGAGCCTCGACCACGCGATGTGGTGGCACCGCGACGCGCGCGTCGACGACTGGCTGCTGTTCACCCAGGAGTCGCCGTCCGCCGGCGGCGGTCGCGGGCTGTCGCTCGGCCGCATCTACACCCGCGACGGACTGCTCGTCGCCAGCGTCGCGCAGGAGGGCATGGTGCGCGTGCCCGACCCGGGTGCGTTCGACTGA
- a CDS encoding Rieske (2Fe-2S) protein — protein sequence MTDSAELTRRGLLTIGGLGAAGSALALAGCAPGSDTAPATTSGDDGAGADTGDGGAGGEASAGAETKSGTEVAALADVPVGDSISVTVDGADALLAQPSAGVVACFSAICTHQQCKVAPAGAELHCPCHGSRFDAATGEVLNGPAFEPLTPIPVHVEGDRIVTGA from the coding sequence ATGACCGACAGCGCGGAGCTCACGCGACGGGGGTTGCTGACCATCGGCGGTCTGGGAGCAGCCGGCAGCGCGCTGGCGCTCGCCGGATGCGCGCCCGGGTCGGACACCGCTCCCGCGACCACCTCCGGCGACGACGGTGCCGGCGCCGACACCGGCGACGGCGGGGCGGGCGGCGAGGCATCCGCGGGCGCCGAGACGAAGTCGGGCACCGAGGTCGCCGCGCTCGCCGACGTTCCGGTCGGCGACAGCATCAGCGTCACGGTCGACGGCGCCGACGCGCTGCTCGCCCAGCCGAGTGCGGGCGTCGTCGCCTGCTTCAGTGCGATCTGCACGCACCAGCAGTGCAAGGTGGCCCCGGCGGGCGCCGAACTGCACTGCCCCTGCCACGGCTCGCGCTTCGACGCGGCGACCGGTGAGGTGCTGAACGGTCCGGCGTTCGAGCCGCTCACGCCGATCCCCGTGCACGTCGAGGGCGACCGCATCGTGACGGGTGCGTGA
- a CDS encoding FAD-binding dehydrogenase: MVIGAGLAGLVAAAELVDAGKHVVVLEQEPAASLGGQAHWSFGGLFLIDSPEQRRMGVKDSPELARQDWFGTAGFDRDDEDAWGRRWAEAYLEFAGGEKRAWLHEKGVRFFPVVGWAERGDGTPTGHGNSVPRFHITWGTGPGVLAPFIARVKAGEAAGLVELRHRHRVDELIIEGGAVVGARGAVLADDDAVRGAPSNRDVVGEFEVRAPAVLVSSGGIGGNPDLVREYWPERLGTPPAEMLSGVPAHVDGRMLPIAEQAGARLVNRDRMWHYTEGITNWDPIWPAHGIRILPGPSSLWFDATGRRLPVPLFPGFDTLGTLEHLMGTGHGHSWFVLTQKIIEKEFALSGSEQNPDLTGKDLKLLAQRVRSGAPGPVEAFKQHGVDFVVADTLPELLDGMRRLSGDAELDTAEVERQIRARDRELDNEFSKDLQLAAIRSARCSRGDKLIRVATPHRILDPGAGPLIAVKLHILTRKTLGGIQTDLDSRALGADGAPIPGLYAAGEAAGFGGGGVHGYRALEGTFLGGCLFSGRAAGRAMARG; this comes from the coding sequence ATCGTGATCGGCGCCGGCCTCGCCGGCCTGGTCGCCGCAGCCGAGCTCGTCGACGCCGGCAAGCACGTCGTCGTCCTCGAGCAGGAGCCGGCCGCCAGCCTCGGCGGCCAGGCGCACTGGTCGTTCGGCGGCCTGTTCCTGATCGACTCGCCCGAGCAGCGGCGCATGGGCGTCAAGGACTCCCCCGAGCTCGCCCGGCAGGACTGGTTCGGCACCGCGGGCTTCGACCGCGACGACGAGGATGCCTGGGGCCGGCGCTGGGCCGAGGCGTACCTCGAGTTCGCGGGCGGTGAGAAGCGCGCCTGGCTGCACGAGAAGGGCGTGCGCTTCTTCCCCGTCGTCGGCTGGGCCGAGCGCGGCGACGGGACGCCGACCGGTCACGGCAACTCGGTGCCGCGCTTCCACATCACGTGGGGCACCGGGCCCGGGGTGCTGGCGCCGTTCATCGCGCGGGTGAAGGCCGGCGAGGCGGCCGGGCTGGTGGAGCTGCGGCACCGGCACCGCGTCGACGAGCTCATCATCGAGGGCGGCGCCGTGGTCGGCGCGCGCGGTGCAGTGCTCGCCGACGACGACGCCGTGCGCGGCGCGCCGAGCAACCGCGACGTCGTCGGCGAGTTCGAGGTGCGCGCGCCCGCGGTGCTCGTCTCGTCGGGCGGCATCGGCGGCAACCCCGACCTGGTGCGCGAGTACTGGCCCGAGCGGCTCGGCACCCCGCCCGCCGAGATGCTGAGCGGCGTGCCCGCGCACGTCGACGGCCGCATGCTGCCGATCGCCGAGCAGGCCGGCGCCCGGCTCGTCAACCGCGACCGGATGTGGCACTACACCGAGGGCATCACCAACTGGGATCCGATCTGGCCCGCCCACGGCATCCGCATCCTGCCCGGCCCGTCGTCGCTGTGGTTCGACGCGACCGGCCGGCGGCTGCCCGTGCCGCTGTTCCCGGGCTTCGACACCCTCGGCACGCTCGAGCACCTCATGGGCACGGGGCACGGCCACTCGTGGTTCGTGCTCACCCAGAAGATCATCGAGAAGGAGTTCGCGCTCTCGGGCAGCGAGCAGAACCCCGACCTCACCGGCAAGGACCTGAAGCTGCTCGCCCAGCGGGTGCGCTCCGGCGCGCCGGGGCCGGTCGAGGCGTTCAAGCAGCACGGCGTCGACTTCGTGGTGGCCGACACGCTGCCCGAACTGCTCGACGGCATGCGCCGGCTCTCGGGCGACGCGGAGCTCGACACCGCGGAGGTCGAGCGGCAGATCCGCGCGCGCGACCGCGAACTCGACAACGAGTTCTCGAAGGACCTCCAACTCGCGGCGATCCGTTCGGCGCGTTGCTCGCGCGGCGACAAGCTGATCCGGGTGGCGACTCCGCATCGCATCCTCGACCCGGGCGCCGGGCCCCTCATCGCGGTGAAGCTGCACATCCTGACCCGCAAGACGCTCGGCGGCATCCAGACCGACCTCGACTCGCGCGCATTGGGCGCCGACGGTGCGCCCATCCCCGGCCTGTACGCGGCCGGCGAAGCGGCCGGCTTCGGCGGCGGCGGCGTGCACGGCTACCGGGCGCTGGAGGGCACGTTCCTGGGCGGATGCCTCTTCAGCGGCCGCGCGGCCGGGCGCGCCATGGCGCGCGGCTGA